One Curtobacterium sp. MCLR17_007 DNA window includes the following coding sequences:
- a CDS encoding glucose 1-dehydrogenase, translated as MSMHTQLPSTTSALTDRVVIITGGSKGLGAAISARCAAAGARVVLVGRNGQALREHAATLGQAASWIQADLNDPAAPTEVLAQTLERHGRIDGLVNNAGTAHFAPIERISASDIDLTMSLDVRAPLLLAGAAALVMREGGSIVNVSSTLSAVGSPATALYAAAKGALDAATRALAAELGPRNIRVNGVRPGLTRTEATELAHSDGVLFETYRATVPLGRTGTGAEVGDAVVFLLSSAAAFITGQTLAVDGGHTTSNLAVRPSADRH; from the coding sequence ATGAGCATGCACACCCAACTCCCGTCCACCACCTCTGCCCTGACCGACCGGGTCGTCATCATCACCGGAGGCTCCAAGGGCCTCGGCGCAGCGATCAGCGCCCGCTGCGCGGCAGCAGGAGCCCGAGTCGTCCTCGTCGGCCGCAACGGTCAGGCACTGCGTGAGCACGCCGCGACGCTGGGGCAGGCTGCCAGCTGGATCCAGGCAGACCTGAACGACCCGGCGGCGCCGACCGAGGTCCTCGCACAGACCCTGGAACGCCATGGACGGATCGACGGGTTGGTCAACAACGCGGGCACCGCGCACTTCGCACCGATCGAGCGAATCAGCGCGAGTGACATCGACCTGACGATGTCACTCGACGTCCGCGCACCGCTGCTGCTTGCCGGCGCGGCCGCGCTGGTGATGCGTGAAGGCGGGAGCATCGTCAACGTCTCGTCCACATTGTCTGCTGTCGGTAGCCCGGCAACGGCGCTCTACGCGGCGGCGAAGGGAGCACTCGATGCGGCCACTCGCGCCTTGGCAGCGGAGCTCGGCCCCCGCAACATCCGTGTGAACGGTGTCCGGCCCGGTCTGACCCGCACCGAGGCGACCGAACTCGCCCACAGCGACGGCGTCTTGTTCGAGACGTACCGAGCAACGGTTCCCCTGGGCCGCACTGGGACCGGCGCCGAGGTCGGCGACGCGGTGGTGTTCCTGCTGAGCTCGGCCGCCGCGTTCATCACCGGGCAGACGCTGGCTGTCGACGGAGGGCACACCACCTCCAACCTCGCCGTCCGCCCATCGGCCGATCGGCACTAG
- a CDS encoding helix-turn-helix transcriptional regulator → MDPIRRVTAPTLEVLDALLASDGPTWGLLVIKATGRPAGTVYPILERLEQQGWTRSSWDDDADRSGPRRRLHEFTADGAVAARELVQARGDAARAAARTAGTARPTHRPVAQ, encoded by the coding sequence ATGGACCCGATCAGACGCGTGACCGCTCCCACGCTCGAGGTGCTCGATGCACTGCTCGCGAGCGACGGACCGACCTGGGGGCTGCTCGTCATCAAGGCGACCGGACGACCGGCCGGCACCGTGTACCCGATCCTGGAGCGCCTGGAGCAACAGGGCTGGACGCGTTCCTCGTGGGATGACGACGCTGACCGCTCCGGTCCACGGCGACGACTCCACGAGTTCACGGCCGACGGCGCGGTGGCTGCGCGCGAACTGGTGCAGGCCCGCGGGGATGCGGCCCGTGCTGCGGCACGCACTGCGGGGACCGCCCGTCCGACGCACCGGCCGGTGGCCCAGTGA
- a CDS encoding MerR family transcriptional regulator, with protein MHPFPTPPREVLIGDAAAFVGTTPRAIRHYHQVGLLPERKRGSDGRRRYGYAEIIRLLWIRRMADAGIALDDVRDAFTGGAPADADSDDEVAGVLARLEDTLVAQMAELQKKLSSVQRMRTLGSRLGLLDDFVSSRLEAAPVGSLRQDDLDTLLVTERIFGPLGAIAQASRFLTLALHPELRTESDRVDAAEAALDDTVAVDDPRVAQVAAERHAFETTLMSVIEESGQLEEDDALFDAWDELHLPKDTDTAPDSDTAKDTRVTSAAEAIQAMPYDFSPARLRSMELAVRLGVSAEQAP; from the coding sequence ATGCACCCATTCCCGACGCCTCCCCGTGAGGTCCTGATCGGCGACGCCGCGGCCTTCGTCGGCACCACTCCGCGCGCAATCCGCCACTACCACCAGGTCGGCCTGCTCCCGGAGCGCAAGCGAGGCAGCGACGGTCGACGCCGGTACGGCTATGCAGAGATCATCCGACTGCTCTGGATCCGACGCATGGCCGACGCCGGCATCGCCCTCGACGACGTCCGCGATGCGTTCACCGGTGGCGCACCCGCCGACGCTGACAGCGACGACGAGGTCGCCGGTGTCCTCGCGCGGCTCGAGGACACCCTCGTCGCGCAGATGGCCGAGCTGCAGAAGAAGCTGAGCTCCGTGCAGCGCATGCGTACCCTCGGCAGCCGGCTGGGGCTGCTCGACGACTTCGTTTCCAGCCGCCTCGAGGCCGCACCCGTGGGCTCGCTGCGCCAGGACGACCTCGACACCCTCCTGGTCACCGAGCGCATCTTCGGTCCCCTCGGCGCCATCGCTCAGGCCAGCCGCTTCCTCACCCTCGCCCTTCACCCCGAACTGCGCACCGAGTCCGACCGCGTCGACGCCGCTGAAGCGGCACTCGACGATACGGTCGCCGTCGATGACCCTCGCGTGGCGCAGGTGGCGGCCGAGCGGCACGCCTTCGAGACCACTCTGATGAGCGTTATCGAGGAGTCCGGTCAGCTGGAGGAGGACGACGCTCTCTTCGATGCCTGGGACGAACTGCACCTGCCCAAAGACACCGACACGGCGCCCGACTCCGACACGGCGAAGGACACACGGGTCACCAGCGCGGCGGAGGCGATCCAGGCCATGCCCTATGACTTCTCACCGGCTCGTCTGCGCTCGATGGAGCTGGCGGTGCGGCTCGGCGTATCGGCAGAACAGGCACCCTGA
- a CDS encoding PLDc N-terminal domain-containing protein, with product MNNLAAWHLLVIAVYLAFIIVALVQLARDRRRSGTNKVVWVVIIVLIPVIGFVGWFIDWVLGAVTRGLDRRNSRTTG from the coding sequence GTGAACAACCTCGCCGCATGGCACCTGCTCGTCATCGCCGTCTATCTCGCCTTCATCATCGTCGCGCTCGTTCAGCTTGCTCGTGATCGGCGCCGGAGCGGGACCAACAAGGTCGTATGGGTGGTCATCATCGTGCTCATCCCGGTCATCGGGTTCGTCGGCTGGTTCATCGACTGGGTCCTCGGGGCCGTGACGCGCGGGCTCGACCGCCGCAACTCCCGCACTACCGGCTGA
- a CDS encoding MerR family DNA-binding transcriptional regulator — MAHEGHPRARRGARVRSSDLARLAGVSVRTLRHYHQIGLVPESQRSTNGYREYTAADLVRVLRVRRLADLGVPLGRIDPQMDVEEELALLDARYAEQIDELQARREAIGDLQRQGRQADTPAYAHAYIAALSDREDVPSESVEAERDAAVVLELFLEEGASAGEAVLAGQEVPQVVEAAAVLLGLTEDAQGAEIEAAVDALVQTIGELRQFFTPTRLTREAGESLELHVRQQLTPIQLSVVHRALEHGPR, encoded by the coding sequence ATGGCTCACGAAGGTCACCCGAGAGCGAGAAGAGGTGCCCGTGTGAGAAGCAGCGACCTTGCTCGGCTGGCGGGTGTTTCCGTGCGCACCCTTCGCCACTACCACCAGATCGGCCTCGTCCCTGAATCGCAGCGGTCCACGAACGGCTACCGGGAGTACACAGCTGCGGACCTCGTGAGGGTCCTCCGGGTGCGACGCCTGGCAGATCTCGGAGTGCCGCTGGGTCGCATTGATCCGCAGATGGATGTCGAGGAGGAGCTAGCGCTGCTCGACGCGCGATACGCCGAACAGATCGATGAGCTCCAAGCGCGACGCGAAGCCATAGGGGACCTACAGCGACAAGGGCGTCAGGCGGACACGCCCGCCTACGCCCACGCCTACATCGCTGCCCTAAGCGATCGGGAGGACGTGCCGTCGGAATCCGTGGAGGCTGAACGCGACGCCGCCGTCGTTCTCGAGCTCTTCCTCGAGGAGGGGGCGTCAGCGGGAGAGGCGGTTCTGGCAGGCCAAGAGGTCCCACAGGTCGTTGAGGCCGCTGCTGTCCTCCTCGGCCTCACCGAAGACGCCCAAGGAGCAGAGATCGAAGCGGCGGTGGATGCGCTGGTGCAAACGATCGGAGAGCTACGTCAGTTCTTCACGCCTACACGGCTGACCCGAGAAGCCGGGGAGTCGCTGGAGCTCCATGTCAGGCAACAGCTGACTCCGATTCAGCTATCCGTCGTCCACCGTGCGCTTGAGCACGGGCCACGCTGA
- a CDS encoding CPBP family intramembrane glutamic endopeptidase, translating into MNARLSAQRSSLSGYVQSLRHRPQLWRTLLAAGGGLVIMVLLLGVAAVPIGRAVDKLIGVTPFDPANPSFTIGFWAAGNLLIALLVPVSMLLHKLAYGAAPGALSSIAGRFRWVVLARAAAVVLPPWLVYALIIQPSLGTGSPRWTALNIVLCLVALVTIPLQSAGEEFLFRGLIFRAIGARFARPVVAFIIATTITALQFGLIHGASDRWAVGYYVAAGISFAVLAERTGGLEVPVLIHAVNNTVLLVPVILAGELATVSAPTGPVVVVPVIVLAIMTFVLWRMTPWLTKVTREREEVPV; encoded by the coding sequence ATGAACGCACGGCTTTCAGCACAACGATCCAGTCTCTCCGGGTACGTCCAGTCCTTGAGGCACCGGCCTCAACTGTGGCGCACCCTCCTGGCCGCCGGCGGGGGCCTGGTCATCATGGTCCTCCTGCTTGGCGTAGCGGCAGTCCCGATCGGCAGGGCGGTAGACAAGCTGATCGGCGTCACCCCGTTCGATCCCGCAAACCCGTCATTCACGATCGGATTCTGGGCCGCTGGGAACCTCCTCATCGCCCTCCTCGTGCCCGTGAGCATGCTGCTGCACAAGCTCGCCTACGGGGCCGCCCCGGGAGCGCTGTCGTCCATTGCGGGACGTTTCCGCTGGGTCGTCTTGGCGCGAGCGGCCGCTGTCGTCCTTCCTCCGTGGCTCGTCTACGCGCTCATCATCCAGCCCTCACTCGGAACTGGTTCTCCCCGCTGGACGGCACTCAACATTGTTCTCTGCCTGGTCGCTTTAGTCACGATCCCCCTGCAATCGGCCGGTGAGGAGTTCCTTTTCCGAGGACTGATCTTCCGAGCCATCGGGGCTCGCTTCGCCCGGCCGGTCGTCGCGTTCATCATTGCCACCACCATCACCGCGCTCCAGTTCGGACTGATTCATGGCGCCTCCGACCGCTGGGCTGTCGGCTACTACGTCGCGGCCGGGATCAGCTTCGCCGTCCTGGCAGAGCGGACCGGGGGCCTGGAGGTCCCTGTCCTGATCCATGCCGTGAACAACACCGTCCTCCTGGTGCCGGTCATCCTCGCCGGCGAGCTGGCGACGGTCTCGGCACCGACCGGCCCTGTCGTCGTAGTTCCTGTCATAGTGCTTGCCATAATGACCTTCGTACTGTGGCGGATGACACCATGGCTCACGAAGGTCACCCGAGAGCGAGAAGAGGTGCCCGTGTGA
- a CDS encoding transcriptional regulator: protein MSSPEPVFDAVIHAPQRLQICAMLARGGEVEFGVLREGLDVSDATLSKHLRTLTDAGYVDLRRVKRTQGQARTWVSLTPAGLQALRGHFAFLQSIAP, encoded by the coding sequence GTGAGCTCCCCCGAGCCGGTATTCGACGCGGTCATCCACGCACCGCAACGACTCCAGATATGCGCCATGCTCGCCCGAGGCGGCGAGGTCGAGTTCGGCGTGCTCCGCGAGGGGCTCGACGTCTCGGATGCCACCCTCAGCAAGCACCTCCGCACCCTCACCGACGCCGGCTACGTCGACCTCCGCCGCGTCAAACGCACCCAGGGCCAAGCGCGCACCTGGGTCTCGCTGACCCCAGCAGGGTTGCAGGCGCTGCGTGGACACTTCGCGTTCCTGCAAAGTATCGCGCCGTAG
- a CDS encoding antitoxin VbhA family protein: MERNATDSSPDDEDRGVDPVLARMEQKVTDPVLRGIVRDFVAGGISAGDALDDARAYMDVHRVATADPDEVSRRVSFADGALGAEGLAVTDPDARDLARRVADGTMTGDEAVLFLAALVDSGALLSQDADRDPGYTVDSTPMLNELYAAVDAGTVSRAEASLRSREAFRVDRAFRRASGPEAFDAQLELVEPTLTALLLQIARGELSGEQALEAGLSHIATLA, encoded by the coding sequence ATGGAGCGAAACGCCACTGACTCGTCACCCGACGACGAGGATCGCGGCGTCGATCCTGTGCTCGCCAGGATGGAGCAGAAGGTCACCGATCCCGTGTTGCGGGGCATCGTGAGGGATTTTGTGGCCGGAGGTATCTCTGCGGGTGACGCGCTGGATGACGCGCGTGCGTACATGGACGTCCATCGGGTTGCCACGGCTGATCCCGACGAAGTCTCGCGCCGGGTGTCGTTCGCCGATGGGGCGCTCGGGGCCGAGGGCCTCGCCGTCACAGACCCGGACGCCCGGGACCTTGCTCGCCGTGTTGCCGACGGGACGATGACTGGGGACGAAGCGGTGCTGTTCCTTGCAGCTTTGGTCGACAGCGGGGCACTGTTATCGCAGGACGCTGATCGCGATCCCGGCTACACGGTCGACTCCACCCCGATGCTCAACGAGCTCTACGCCGCGGTTGACGCCGGCACGGTGTCGAGGGCGGAGGCATCGCTTCGCTCGCGAGAGGCGTTCCGCGTCGACAGAGCATTCCGTCGTGCCTCGGGCCCGGAAGCGTTCGACGCCCAGCTCGAGTTGGTCGAGCCCACGCTGACAGCCCTGCTCCTCCAGATCGCCCGAGGTGAGCTGAGTGGCGAGCAGGCGCTCGAGGCTGGACTGTCGCACATCGCGACCCTCGCCTGA
- a CDS encoding plasmid recombination protein, with protein MSYTMTFDASHKVGDGGGHRQSFFRHIARDADEKAGFAFAHANKNIVPERTRFNFTRVNDGAGGFRALESVDGRPPSQELEDYLVSRRATVTGRKRKDAVPIRGLILQLDPKWFDDHNPEWKTTGPNEDAIEFMDASLVWACKEFSHENIVGFSLHLDEYSPQLQVLVTPVTADGRLSQKDFFKSPADLRRQHKELREHMESVGYDVEMRVTERSREHLSSSEFQAKANRLRDATEDAEAEKSTYETLLVSLENRAKNLDGREDSIAARERELDAASADARRAQDAAETAQHAASRSRFAAQRAIEETEQERELLRATNERLQRVPADVDRWLDKTKVGGRPLREAFDDDMARARKARAEVRRLIDDDSPLPEARNVNRGDARRSLDGPQ; from the coding sequence ATGAGCTACACGATGACGTTCGACGCCTCCCACAAGGTGGGAGACGGAGGCGGGCACCGCCAGAGTTTCTTCCGCCACATCGCGCGCGACGCGGACGAGAAGGCGGGCTTCGCCTTCGCGCACGCCAACAAGAACATCGTTCCCGAGCGCACCCGGTTCAACTTCACGCGTGTCAACGATGGCGCCGGCGGGTTCCGAGCCCTCGAGTCCGTCGACGGCCGGCCTCCCTCGCAGGAGCTCGAGGACTACCTCGTATCGCGACGAGCAACCGTCACGGGGCGGAAGCGGAAGGACGCCGTGCCGATCCGAGGCCTGATCTTGCAGCTGGATCCGAAGTGGTTCGACGATCACAACCCGGAGTGGAAGACCACCGGACCCAACGAGGACGCCATCGAGTTCATGGATGCGTCGCTGGTGTGGGCTTGCAAGGAGTTCAGCCACGAGAACATCGTCGGGTTCTCGCTGCATCTCGACGAGTACAGCCCCCAGCTACAGGTCCTCGTGACACCGGTCACGGCCGATGGTCGGCTCTCTCAGAAGGACTTCTTCAAGTCGCCGGCTGACCTCCGGCGGCAGCACAAGGAACTCCGTGAGCACATGGAGTCGGTGGGCTACGACGTTGAAATGCGCGTCACCGAGCGGTCAAGGGAGCACCTGAGCAGCAGCGAGTTCCAGGCGAAGGCCAACCGTCTCCGCGACGCGACGGAGGACGCGGAAGCGGAAAAGTCAACGTACGAGACGCTGCTCGTCAGCCTTGAGAACCGGGCAAAGAACCTCGACGGCCGTGAGGACTCGATCGCGGCCAGAGAGCGAGAACTGGACGCTGCTTCGGCAGACGCGCGGCGGGCGCAGGATGCCGCTGAGACGGCGCAGCACGCCGCTTCACGATCGCGGTTCGCAGCGCAAAGGGCGATCGAAGAAACCGAGCAGGAGCGGGAGCTGCTGCGAGCAACGAACGAACGACTGCAGCGCGTCCCGGCCGACGTCGACCGCTGGCTCGATAAGACGAAGGTCGGCGGACGGCCACTCCGCGAAGCGTTCGACGATGACATGGCGCGGGCGCGGAAGGCACGCGCCGAGGTACGCCGGCTCATCGACGACGACAGCCCACTCCCTGAAGCCCGCAACGTGAATCGTGGGGACGCGAGACGGTCACTAGACGGTCCCCAGTGA
- a CDS encoding DNA primase family protein — translation MIGTADPHSARLASKRRPSDSDRHALHRLPVREGVRDRTPPTPTQHRFEGRLDGSLLVPSTHNEKGPGAEDTGADRSPRKMTMNNTATVSQPTLQEQLEGGAKSHRNQAQVAHEFAVDHRGRFLFVRNKGWMAFNGQRWVDDTGLTQDALLKTLLRLREQGTEMMASGRFDHDEILERQGKNLLTLVKACESASGLAGVLKIASNLQGMTATIDQLDADGHVLNMPNGTLDLNTMQVRPHDPEDLITRITRGSFDPTHPRQSSVWDGFLNQVLPDADVQGFFQRINGLALIGEVIENIFTIATGTGRNGKGVAYGAVMHSLGDYAAVAEDGLFEVQRGGNSQSASPGLAKLRGVRLLVASELEEKARISAAFMKRMTGGDRITARELYGSPFEFSPAFLILMITNYLPKLPANDPATWARVRVVPFRVVVPKDQQDPYLGSKLKDDADAVLAWAVEGLADYLANGLDEPASVLAATQDYAESQDDVRRFVEARCTDTSSGGDTTTILHYAFLDWADKEGIHGVHVLGRTKFGEALDRLGVTATRTNKGAVRTGLIVDQSAA, via the coding sequence GTGATCGGCACCGCCGACCCGCACAGCGCCCGCTTGGCTTCAAAACGTCGTCCGAGCGACTCCGACAGGCATGCCCTGCACCGGTTACCCGTGCGGGAGGGGGTGCGCGACCGCACGCCGCCGACGCCGACGCAGCACCGCTTCGAGGGCCGCCTGGACGGCTCGCTTCTCGTGCCCTCAACTCACAACGAAAAAGGCCCCGGTGCTGAAGACACCGGGGCCGATCGATCACCCAGAAAGATGACGATGAACAACACCGCAACCGTATCGCAGCCGACCCTTCAGGAGCAGCTGGAGGGAGGAGCGAAGTCGCACCGAAACCAGGCGCAGGTCGCCCACGAATTCGCGGTCGACCACCGCGGCCGCTTCCTGTTCGTCCGCAACAAGGGATGGATGGCCTTCAACGGCCAGCGTTGGGTCGACGACACTGGCCTCACCCAGGATGCGCTCCTCAAGACCCTCCTCCGCCTCCGGGAGCAGGGGACGGAGATGATGGCGTCGGGCAGGTTCGACCACGATGAGATCTTGGAGCGACAGGGCAAGAACCTCCTCACTCTGGTCAAGGCATGCGAGAGCGCGAGCGGCCTCGCAGGGGTCTTGAAGATCGCGTCGAACCTGCAGGGGATGACCGCGACGATCGACCAGCTCGACGCCGATGGACACGTCCTCAACATGCCGAACGGCACGTTGGACCTGAACACCATGCAGGTCCGCCCGCACGACCCAGAAGACCTCATCACGAGGATCACGCGCGGTTCCTTCGACCCGACGCATCCGCGGCAGTCCTCCGTATGGGACGGGTTCCTGAACCAGGTACTGCCCGATGCCGATGTGCAGGGGTTCTTCCAGCGGATCAACGGTCTTGCCCTGATCGGCGAGGTGATCGAGAACATCTTCACCATCGCGACCGGAACTGGCCGTAACGGCAAGGGCGTGGCCTACGGCGCCGTTATGCACTCGCTGGGCGACTACGCGGCTGTGGCCGAGGACGGTCTCTTCGAGGTGCAGCGGGGCGGCAATTCGCAGAGCGCATCGCCTGGGCTGGCCAAGCTCCGCGGCGTCCGCCTCCTTGTCGCGTCGGAGCTCGAGGAGAAGGCGCGGATCTCGGCCGCCTTCATGAAGCGCATGACCGGGGGCGACCGCATCACCGCCCGTGAGCTCTACGGATCCCCGTTCGAGTTCTCGCCGGCCTTCCTGATCCTGATGATCACGAACTACCTGCCGAAGCTTCCGGCGAACGACCCGGCTACGTGGGCGCGCGTCCGTGTCGTGCCGTTCAGGGTTGTAGTGCCGAAGGACCAGCAGGACCCGTACCTCGGCTCGAAGCTGAAGGACGACGCTGACGCGGTGCTCGCGTGGGCCGTCGAGGGCTTGGCCGACTACCTCGCGAACGGCCTTGATGAACCCGCGTCGGTCCTCGCGGCGACTCAGGACTATGCCGAGTCGCAGGACGACGTTCGCCGATTTGTAGAGGCGCGCTGCACGGACACCTCCTCGGGAGGCGACACCACGACCATCCTCCACTACGCGTTCTTGGACTGGGCGGACAAGGAGGGCATCCACGGAGTCCATGTGCTCGGCCGAACCAAGTTCGGCGAGGCCCTCGACCGGCTTGGGGTGACCGCGACGCGAACGAACAAGGGTGCCGTACGCACCGGTCTCATCGTCGACCAGAGCGCAGCCTAG
- a CDS encoding helix-turn-helix domain-containing protein, protein MSTAPVIAASPLDSLLTADELAEQLHTTTRNLREWRSTGRGPRFVRVGRLPLYRREAVELWLGEQEYASTADELC, encoded by the coding sequence ATGTCCACTGCCCCTGTCATTGCAGCTTCCCCGCTCGACTCGCTTCTCACGGCTGATGAACTCGCCGAGCAGCTGCACACTACGACCCGCAATCTGCGTGAGTGGCGCTCGACGGGACGAGGCCCACGCTTCGTCAGAGTAGGACGCCTGCCGCTCTATAGGCGAGAAGCCGTCGAGCTTTGGCTGGGCGAACAGGAGTACGCCAGCACCGCCGACGAGCTGTGCTAA
- a CDS encoding site-specific integrase, whose product MGTVKPYATKTRGRLYEVWYTKPDGTRGHDRGFRLKREAEAHLATVEVSKLKGSYVDPSDARVTIGELGPAWLERHRAKLTESSFHSVESSWRVNVEPQWGKYAVGRVSRRDVQVWLNELAGRLSHTSIARARDLLAGIFDDAIEDNRVTKNPARGLAIKKKPIPDEVFLTHAQVEALALEARYADLVRVLAYTGLRWGEATALRVRNIDLQRRRINIREGVTEVNGQHVLGGVKSHERRSVAFPDFLDDALAAACDGRDHDERLWSSPSGGFLRPGHSQQGWFAQAVKRAMAADPRFRRVTPHDLRHTAASLAISAGANVKVVQRMLGHKSAKVTLDTYAALFPDDLDNVTAALSQQRTQHLSHRPSGN is encoded by the coding sequence ATGGGCACCGTGAAGCCGTACGCGACGAAGACGCGGGGCCGGCTCTACGAGGTCTGGTACACCAAGCCAGACGGCACCCGCGGCCATGACCGCGGGTTCAGGCTCAAGCGTGAAGCTGAGGCGCACCTTGCGACCGTCGAGGTGTCAAAGCTCAAGGGCTCCTACGTCGACCCTTCGGACGCTCGCGTCACGATCGGCGAACTCGGGCCAGCCTGGCTCGAGCGTCATCGGGCGAAGCTGACCGAGAGCAGCTTCCATTCTGTTGAGAGCAGCTGGCGCGTGAACGTCGAGCCGCAGTGGGGCAAGTACGCGGTCGGAAGGGTCTCGAGACGCGACGTGCAAGTGTGGCTCAACGAGCTCGCCGGGCGGCTCTCTCACACCTCTATCGCGCGTGCACGAGACCTGCTCGCCGGCATCTTCGACGACGCGATCGAAGACAACCGCGTCACGAAGAACCCCGCGCGCGGGCTCGCCATCAAGAAGAAGCCGATTCCCGATGAGGTGTTCCTCACGCATGCACAGGTCGAGGCACTCGCCCTCGAAGCGCGTTACGCGGACCTCGTGCGCGTCCTTGCGTACACGGGACTTCGGTGGGGAGAAGCGACGGCGCTCCGTGTGCGCAACATTGACCTCCAGCGCCGCCGGATCAACATCCGCGAGGGCGTCACGGAGGTCAACGGGCAGCACGTCCTCGGCGGCGTGAAGTCCCACGAACGCCGATCCGTGGCGTTCCCCGACTTCCTCGATGACGCCCTCGCGGCTGCATGCGACGGCAGGGACCACGACGAGCGCCTCTGGTCGTCCCCAAGCGGCGGGTTCCTCCGGCCCGGCCACTCGCAGCAGGGCTGGTTCGCGCAAGCGGTGAAGCGCGCAATGGCGGCTGATCCGAGATTCCGTCGAGTCACGCCGCACGACCTCCGGCATACTGCTGCGTCGTTGGCGATCAGCGCCGGCGCAAACGTGAAGGTGGTCCAGCGCATGCTCGGTCACAAGTCGGCGAAGGTGACGCTCGACACGTACGCGGCTTTGTTCCCGGACGACTTGGACAACGTGACCGCGGCGCTCAGCCAGCAGCGGACGCAACACCTTTCGCATCGCCCGTCGGGTAATTGA
- a CDS encoding ROK family protein, which translates to MARPEMIASGPGSRALVVDIVRSSGPISRVELTQATGLTQPSISNIVRHLLETGVLRESGRVASTGGKPRTLLEINPTALYAVGIQLGFEAMTFVAAGAGGGTVARQLVDGAAVAEPQDVVERLAAQFASFIDIAGISVDTIAGVGVVVPGPLSPAGGTMFRSPTLRRWEGFPLLERLAALLPVPVLLDNDAAAAAVGEFWTRRIARTETFATVYMGTGIGAGVVLDGALLRGSSSNAAELGHMTIDADGVACSCGNVGCVERYAAPAAVLSDAGTAPRRFAGLGLEFTEHTTGSDFDRLARAAVNGHEAARGLLEHSADRLAAAVVSFNNVFDLDSIVLAGPSFAIAGSMYARAARARIEQTSFARQAHGTTIEIAANPRDSAAIGAAALVLQSSVAPGHGPALHP; encoded by the coding sequence ATGGCGCGGCCCGAGATGATCGCCTCCGGTCCAGGGAGCCGAGCCCTGGTCGTCGACATCGTCCGGTCCTCCGGCCCGATCAGCCGTGTGGAACTCACCCAGGCGACTGGGCTGACCCAGCCCTCGATCTCGAACATCGTGCGGCACCTCCTCGAGACGGGGGTGCTCCGCGAGAGCGGACGCGTCGCGTCGACCGGCGGGAAGCCACGGACGCTCCTCGAGATCAACCCGACTGCGCTCTACGCCGTCGGCATCCAGCTGGGGTTCGAGGCGATGACCTTCGTCGCCGCGGGCGCCGGAGGCGGGACCGTCGCACGGCAACTGGTCGACGGCGCCGCCGTGGCCGAGCCGCAGGACGTGGTCGAGCGTCTCGCAGCGCAGTTCGCATCCTTCATCGACATCGCGGGCATCTCGGTGGACACGATCGCTGGCGTCGGGGTGGTGGTTCCCGGGCCCCTCTCCCCCGCCGGCGGGACGATGTTCCGGTCCCCGACCCTGCGCCGGTGGGAGGGCTTCCCATTGCTCGAACGTCTCGCGGCGCTCCTGCCCGTCCCGGTGCTCCTCGACAACGACGCCGCCGCCGCCGCGGTCGGTGAGTTCTGGACGCGACGCATCGCCCGTACCGAGACGTTCGCGACCGTCTACATGGGGACCGGCATCGGTGCCGGAGTGGTCCTCGACGGTGCGCTCCTGCGCGGATCGAGCTCCAACGCTGCCGAGCTCGGACACATGACCATCGATGCCGACGGCGTTGCGTGCTCCTGCGGCAACGTCGGATGCGTCGAGCGGTACGCCGCCCCCGCTGCGGTCCTCTCCGATGCCGGAACGGCACCGAGGCGCTTCGCCGGACTCGGTCTGGAGTTCACTGAGCACACCACGGGTTCAGACTTCGATCGACTCGCGCGCGCCGCCGTCAACGGGCACGAAGCAGCCAGAGGGCTCCTGGAACACTCTGCGGATCGACTCGCAGCCGCCGTGGTGTCGTTCAACAACGTGTTCGACCTGGACAGCATCGTGCTGGCCGGGCCCAGCTTCGCCATTGCTGGCTCGATGTACGCACGCGCTGCCAGAGCACGGATCGAACAGACGTCGTTCGCACGGCAAGCTCACGGGACCACGATCGAGATCGCAGCCAACCCCCGCGATTCAGCGGCCATCGGCGCAGCCGCCCTCGTGCTCCAGAGCTCAGTAGCACCTGGCCACGGACCAGCTCTTCATCCCTGA